AGGACCCGGAGGAGAAGACGGCCTTCACCTCGTCCGCCCGGTCGACGAACCGGATGCCCTCCTCACCGGTGGTATGGGCCCGCAGCGTCCGCTCCAGTCCCATCCTGCGGGCCACAGCGCGCCCGGCACCCCGCAGGTCCACGGTCTGTCCGCCCTCTCGCACGGCGGGTGCACGCTCGACCACCGTGGCCGCGAGGCCGTGCCGGTGCAGCCAGTAGGCCAGGGCAGGACCGGCGATGCCCGCGCCCGCCACCAGGACACTCCGATGGGTCATGACGCTCCCTTCCTTCCTCACGTGGACTCCGCGCGCGCCGGGCCGGGGATCAGGCGGTGATGTCCTGCTTCGCGCCGGAACCGGCAGAACTGGCGTCGGAGGCAGAGAGGGTGCCGCCGTGCTGCTCGTCCTCGGGCCGGCCCTTCTTCGGCAACAGGAAGGTGATGGCCAGGAACGCCGCCAGCAGGCAGGCCTGGACGATCAGCGCGTGATGGAAACCGGCGGTGAACTCGCCGGTCTTGGCCTGCGCGAAGAACACCGAGCCGAAGATCGCCACCCCGATGGAGCCGCCGATGGCCTGCACCGCGGACAGCACGCCGGAAGCGGAGCCGATCTCGTCGTCGTCGACCGCGGCGAGGATGAAGCTGAACAGGGCGGCGATCACCATGCCCGCTCCGATACCGGCCACCGCCACACCCGGGGCGATGTCCCAGATCGAGAACGACCCCGTGCGCAGGCGGTCGAGCTCGAACCAGAGCAGCGCCGCACCGGCGAGCTGAATCACCGGTCCGACCTGGAGGACCTTGCGGCCGATCTTGTCGGCGAGGAACGCGCCGCTGACCGCACCGCCGATCGCCGTGCCGACCGCGAGCGGCAGATTGCCGAGGCCCGCGTCCCCGGCGCTGAAGTGCTGACCGATCTGCAGGAACAGGGTGAGCACGAGCTGCGTGCCGATCAGCCCGCCGAAGAACAGAGCGATACCGCCGAGCCCGACGGTGAAGGCGGGCTTGCGCAGCAGGGCCGGCGTCACCAGCGGCTCGCGGCCGGCCGCGGCGGCGCGGCGCTGCTGCAGCGCGAACAGGCCGAATCCGACGACGGAAGCGGCCAGGCACAGCCAGGTCCACAGCGGCCAGCCGTCCTCCTGCCCCTGGTTCAGCGGCAGCACGAGCAGCGCGCAGGACGCCACGACAAGACCCGCGCCTGCCACGTCGACCCGCACGGTGCGGTCGCCCCGCTTCTTCGGGACGAACTTCGCTGCGACGGCGAGGGCCGCGAGCCCGATGGGCAGGTTGACCAGGAACACCGAGCGCCACCCGAGGCCGAGGATGTCGCCCTCGATGAGGAAGCCGCCCAGGACCGGGCCGATGATGCCGCCCAGGCCGAGCACGGGACCGAAGACCGCGAACACCTTGGTGAGTTCGGGCCCGGAGAAGTTCTCCCGCAGCAGCCCGAGGCCCTGCGGAAGCAGCATCGCCCCCGCGGCCCCCTGGAGCAGCCGGAAGACGATCAGGGACTCGATGTTCGGCGCCAGCGCGCACAGCAGCGAGCTCAACGTGAAGGCGGCCAGACCGACCAGGAACATCCGGCGCCGCCCGTAACGGTCACCGAGCCGCCCACCCAGGACCAGACCGGCCCCCAGCGTGAGGGCATAGCCGCCGATCACCCACTGCAGCCCGACAGAACTGGCGCCGAGAGACTCCTCCAACGCGGGCCCCGCGACGTTGACGATCGACGCGTCCAGAAGATCCATGACCTCCGCGACGATCATCACCACGAGGATCAGCCATCGCCACCGGTAGGGCTCGACGCCAGGGTCGACACTCATCTTGCCTCAGTTCATTTATTACCAATATTCTTAGCAATATAGAGGCTAATCGGGATGCCGCAGATGTCAACCACACCCCGAAACCGCAGCTCACATGGGTCTACATCGCCTCCAAGACGAACACTGAGGGGGGCACTGCGGCCGTCACCCTGCCCCTCCTCACCCGCAACATCAGACCGGAGGCGACGCGCTCGGCCTGGTCGAAGACGCTGGTGATACCCGGTCACCGCTGCCTCGCTGCTGCCTCGCGGCGCCTGCCGGCCCTGGAACTGAACGACCGACTGGAGGCGAGTTCACCTGGAAGCACGGAGGTCGTCACCGGCGGCAAGAGGGGCTACCGCTACGACGGGCGCGGGCCGCTTCTCCGCGCCGCCGAGATCAGGGACTCCTACTCCCACAACAGCCCCGCCCGCTCGGGCTGTTCGCCATTTCGACGGCGGGCATGGACATGGGCTTCAACCGGGAACCCGGGGGCACCCTGAACTCCACGCCCACCGGGGGCAGAACCTGCTCCTACCTCACCACGTGATCGGCTCGGTCGTCGGCCTCGAGGCGAGTCTCGCCTACGACACGGCGCCGGGTGATACAGACGATGATTCGGAGGCACCATGAAAAGCAGCCCCGCACGAAAGCTGGCCATGTTCGCCGTGGTGGCCTTGATCGTCGCTGTGGGTGCTCTTCTGCTCGGCGCGCGTAGCGGAAACGCCCTGCTCGTAGTGTCCGGAACAATCATCCTGCTCGCGCTGGCAGTCATGGGGGCGGCGATCTTCTTCAAGACACGGAAAGGCTGATCTTCCGGTCCGAGGGCTTGTGGAACCCGGCGTGGCTGGCGCCGATCCGGCCGGTGCCGGCCCTGCCTGGACGGTCCAGGCAGGGCCGGCACCGCCAAGTTCTTGCCCTCGCTATCCAGCCTCGCGCTCGACGCCCCGCGGCTCAGCGAGCGAGCCACGAGACGGCAGGCACTACCTGCCCCGCCGGTCACGCTGAGCAGCGGGGCAGACGGCCCGCAGTTCGGAGTCGAGGCGGGTCAGGCCACGTGCTGCGGCGCGTGCCAGAGGGCGAGTAGGGTGTCGGCCGCCGCGTGCAGGTCTAGCGCGGGTACGTCGTCGCACACCTGGGTGGAGATGCCGAGCAGGAAGCTGTGGATCATGGTGGTGAAGCCGTCCACCGAGGTGTCCTCCGCCAGTTCTCCCGACGCGATGCCGCGGACGACGCACTCCCTGATGCTCGCCCGGTCGGACGCGCGGCGGGCCATCATCATCGCGCGTACTGCGGCTTCGCCGTCACCGGGCGCCCGGACGGTACCGGACAGGGCGACGAGGCAGCCGCGGGGATGGGACGTGTCCGTCTGCATGTCGATGGACGCGTGCAGCATCCGGGCGACCGCCTCGCGCGGGCTCAGCGACCCGTCGGCGATGACCTCGGTGACACTGCCGGGCCCGGCGATGTAGTGCTCGGCCGCGCGCTCGAACAGGCCCTGCTTGGAGCCGAACGCGCCGTACAGGCTCGCCGACGACAGTCCGGTGGCCTCCCGCAGCTGGGCCATCGAGGTCGCCTCGTAGCCGTGTTCCCAGAACAGACGCATCGCTCCTTCGAGGACCTGCGACATGTCGAAGGCTCGGGGGCGGCCGGGGGTGGGCACAGGGTCCTCCTTAACGGAATGATTCATCCATTATGGCGGACGAGGACCACCGGAGCCCGACGTGAGGCTCCGGCGGCCGTGTTCCGCATCGATACGGGGCGCATCGATACGGGGCGCATCGATACGGGACGCATCGGCACGAGGCGCAGCAGACTCAGCGGCCGTCCGCCGCGTCGGACCAGGGGCGCCAGCGGCCGGAGCCGTCGACGGTTCCCAGCTGCTGATCGGCGAAGTGGACGCCGAAGCCGTACACCCCGTCGCGGGCGAGTTGGTCGATGAGCCGTCGGCGTGACCGCTCGGCCTCGTCCCGGTCGGTGTCGAGAATCACCTCCCACTCCGGATGCGCCACCTGGACCGGCGAGTGCAGAGCGTCGCCGAAGGCCACCACCTCCCGCCCGTCGCCGGTGTCGAGGACCCACGCGGTGTGGCCGGGAGTGTGTCCGGGAAGGGACCAGGCGCGGATGCCTTCGGCGATCTCCGTCCCGTCGGTCACCGTCACGGTCCGTCCGTCCTGACCGGCCAGTACCGGCCCCGTTCCCGCAGCGACGCTCTCCAACTCGCCCGCGCCGACCATCCACCGCGCCCGGGTGAAGAGGCTCCGCGGATCATCCGTCGCGTCGGGCCGTGCCCATCCGGTGTGATCACCGTGGAAGTGAGTGAAGGCGACCATCTCCAGCTCGCCCGGATCGACCCCGAGGGCCGCCAGCGATCCGGGCAGGTCCCGTACATGGCCGAAGGCGTGCTGGAAGTGCTCCACCTCGCTCCCTGAGATACGGCCGTGGCCCGCGTCGATGAGGAGGCGGGTGTCGCCCTTTTCGACCAGCAGGGCGCCACATCCCATCGACAGATGACCGGCTTCGGTCAGATGCGGGCGGTGCTCGTGCCACTCGTCCTCGGCGGCGGACGGGTAGAGCCGTTCCCGGATCATCGCGACTCCGGCGTCCGGGACGTAGCTCAGGGTCAGCTCGCCCAGGGTGCGGGTCCACAGCCCAGGCATCCGGACCCCGGAGTCGTCGCCGCTCGCCTCCTCACAGCGCGGGGCGTCCGTGCTGCTCGTCGCGGTGTGTCGCTCATGCGTTCCATGCGGTGCCACGGGGTCATGCCTTTCGTCACTGTGTGCGGGGGAGGTGGAGAGGGGGCAACGCGGTCTGCTCACGGCGCGAGGACCCGGATCGGCGCGCCGGTGGTGTACGCGAGGATGTCCTCCAGCGCGTCGGAGCAGAAGACGCCGTAGCGCCCTCGGTCACGTAGCCCAGATGCGGGGTGCGCACCGCGTGCGGGACGGCGAGTCAGAGGGGAGCGGCTCAACGTGAGGGGACGTCGAGACCCGCGCCGCCGACGTCACGGCATGCACAGCCGCGAGCAGTGCCTCCTCCTCGTCGAGGAGGACCGCCAGGTGGCGGATCTCAGGCATGCCGGACCTTTTGACCGCACGCTGCCTCCTCAACGGGCTTGCGGGGGAGGCCCGTTGCTGGTGCGGACGGGCTGTCCACGCCGGCGCCCGTCGCCGCCGAGGGGACGGCGAGGGGCTCGGAGGGGCTGGGACGGACCAGCTCCAGGACCCAGGTGCCGACGCCGGCCAGCGCGATGAGCAGGCCGAGACCGCACACGCCCGGCCACCCCAGGAGCGGATACAACGCCGCGGTCAGCGCCGAGGCGATGGTGCTCCCCGCGAAGGCGGACACCATGAGAGCCGTCGTCACCCTGCTCCTGGCATGCGGGGCCCGGTGGTAGATGGCGCTCTGGTGGCTGATCAACAAGGACTGCTGCGCGAGGTTGAGCGCCACGATGCCGAGCACCAGCGCGATCAGGCCGACCGGCCCGCCCACACCGGCGACGGCGAGCACCGGCCAACTGAGCGTCAGCAGCACCAGTCCGCCCGAAGTCACCTGCCGGCCGCGTCCGCTGTCGGTGAGCCGACCGGCCCTCATCGCGACGGCGGCTCCGACGACCCCGGCAAGACCGAAGAGACCGATGGCGGCGGGGCCGAACCTGTACGGCGGGTCGGCCAGCAGGAACGACGACGCGGTCCACAGCACGGTGAAGCACCCCATGCCGACCGCGGCCAGCGCCATGCGCCTGCGCAGCAGCGACTCGGCCCGCACCAGCGCGACGATCGAACCCAGGAGGCGCGGATAAGTGGTGTGCTCAGGCGGCGGTACGGGGGACAGGACCAGGCGCAGGGTGACGGCCAGGACCGCCATCAGGATCGCGGCGAAGACGAACACCAGGTGCCAGTCCCCGAGTTGGGCGAGCAGCCCGGCGACGGTGCGCGCGATCATGATGCCGATGAGCAGCCCGCTCATCACCGTGGCCACCACCGTCCCGCGCTGGTGGCTCGGCGCCAGCGAAGCGGCCAGGGGCACCACGATCTGCGCCACGGCGGAGGTTGCCCCCACCACCGCGATCGCGAGGAGCAGTGTGCCGAGCGACGGGGACAGGGCGGCCCCGAGCAGGGCGACGGCGCTCAGGCCGAGCAGGACGCTCACCAGGCGACGTCGTTCGAGCACGTCGCCCAGGGGCACGAGAAGGGCGAGCGACAGCGCGTAGCCGACCTGCGAGACGGTGACCACCAGCCCGCCGGCTCCCTGGGACACCCCGAGCGTCCGCGATATCACCGGCAACAACGGCTGGGCGTAGTAGATGTTCGCGAC
The sequence above is a segment of the Streptomyces griseoviridis genome. Coding sequences within it:
- a CDS encoding MBL fold metallo-hydrolase — encoded protein: MPGLWTRTLGELTLSYVPDAGVAMIRERLYPSAAEDEWHEHRPHLTEAGHLSMGCGALLVEKGDTRLLIDAGHGRISGSEVEHFQHAFGHVRDLPGSLAALGVDPGELEMVAFTHFHGDHTGWARPDATDDPRSLFTRARWMVGAGELESVAAGTGPVLAGQDGRTVTVTDGTEIAEGIRAWSLPGHTPGHTAWVLDTGDGREVVAFGDALHSPVQVAHPEWEVILDTDRDEAERSRRRLIDQLARDGVYGFGVHFADQQLGTVDGSGRWRPWSDAADGR
- a CDS encoding MFS transporter; its protein translation is MSVDPGVEPYRWRWLILVVMIVAEVMDLLDASIVNVAGPALEESLGASSVGLQWVIGGYALTLGAGLVLGGRLGDRYGRRRMFLVGLAAFTLSSLLCALAPNIESLIVFRLLQGAAGAMLLPQGLGLLRENFSGPELTKVFAVFGPVLGLGGIIGPVLGGFLIEGDILGLGWRSVFLVNLPIGLAALAVAAKFVPKKRGDRTVRVDVAGAGLVVASCALLVLPLNQGQEDGWPLWTWLCLAASVVGFGLFALQQRRAAAAGREPLVTPALLRKPAFTVGLGGIALFFGGLIGTQLVLTLFLQIGQHFSAGDAGLGNLPLAVGTAIGGAVSGAFLADKIGRKVLQVGPVIQLAGAALLWFELDRLRTGSFSIWDIAPGVAVAGIGAGMVIAALFSFILAAVDDDEIGSASGVLSAVQAIGGSIGVAIFGSVFFAQAKTGEFTAGFHHALIVQACLLAAFLAITFLLPKKGRPEDEQHGGTLSASDASSAGSGAKQDITA
- a CDS encoding MFS transporter, producing the protein MTCGAAVANIYYAQPLLPVISRTLGVSQGAGGLVVTVSQVGYALSLALLVPLGDVLERRRLVSVLLGLSAVALLGAALSPSLGTLLLAIAVVGATSAVAQIVVPLAASLAPSHQRGTVVATVMSGLLIGIMIARTVAGLLAQLGDWHLVFVFAAILMAVLAVTLRLVLSPVPPPEHTTYPRLLGSIVALVRAESLLRRRMALAAVGMGCFTVLWTASSFLLADPPYRFGPAAIGLFGLAGVVGAAVAMRAGRLTDSGRGRQVTSGGLVLLTLSWPVLAVAGVGGPVGLIALVLGIVALNLAQQSLLISHQSAIYHRAPHARSRVTTALMVSAFAGSTIASALTAALYPLLGWPGVCGLGLLIALAGVGTWVLELVRPSPSEPLAVPSAATGAGVDSPSAPATGLPRKPVEEAACGQKVRHA
- a CDS encoding TetR/AcrR family transcriptional regulator, producing the protein MPTPGRPRAFDMSQVLEGAMRLFWEHGYEATSMAQLREATGLSSASLYGAFGSKQGLFERAAEHYIAGPGSVTEVIADGSLSPREAVARMLHASIDMQTDTSHPRGCLVALSGTVRAPGDGEAAVRAMMMARRASDRASIRECVVRGIASGELAEDTSVDGFTTMIHSFLLGISTQVCDDVPALDLHAAADTLLALWHAPQHVA